In one Corythoichthys intestinalis isolate RoL2023-P3 chromosome 16, ASM3026506v1, whole genome shotgun sequence genomic region, the following are encoded:
- the LOC130931703 gene encoding noggin-like, translated as MNRHIHQVKRESATRRWEWVLCSSSSLDMSLGVACACVLLLACVSERADCQHYYLLRPVPSDGLPLTDLREDPDPALDPRERDLNETELRVLLGDLDDRFLALSLPEGAAESSPSPLDVAVKPKRRLRQWLRAYTSCPLTTAWSDLGARFWPRYVRAGGCPAERSCSLPEGMRCRPAASAHLTVLRWRCVHRKAGLKCAWIPVRYPVITRCQCACD; from the exons ATGAACCGGCACATTCatcaagtgaaaagag AGTCCGCAACGAGGCGTTGGGAGTGGGTCTTGTGTTCCTCCTCTTCGTTGGACATGAGTCTCGGGGTTGCGTGCGCGTGTGTGCTGCTGCTGGCGTGCGTGTCGGAGCGGGCCGACTGCCAGCACTACTACCTCCTTCGGCCGGTCCCAAGCGACGGCCTCCCGCTGACGGACTTGCGCGAAGACCCGGACCCTGCGCTGGACCCACGCGAGCGCGACCTGAACGAAACCGAGCTTCGCGTGTTGCTGGGGGACTTGGACGACCGCTTCTTGGCGCTGTCGCTACCGGAGGGCGCCGCCGAGTCCTCGCCATCGCCGCTAGATGTCGCCGTCAAGCCGAAGCGGCGATTGCGGCAGTGGCTGCGCGCCTACACTTCGTGCCCGCTGACGACCGCGTGGAGCGACTTGGGTGCGCGCTTCTGGCCACGCTACGTGCGCGCGGGCGGATGCCCGGCCGAGCGCTCGTGCTCGCTACCCGAGGGTATGCGCTGCAGACCGGCTGCATCCGCGCACCTCACCGTGCTCAGGTGGAGGTGCGTCCACCGGAAGGCTGGGCTCAAGTGCGCCTGGATCCCAGTGCGCTATCCCGTCATCACACGATGTCAGTGCGCGTGCGATTGA